The following coding sequences lie in one Alloacidobacterium dinghuense genomic window:
- a CDS encoding glycosyl hydrolase family 28-related protein produces MIKNIILLGATLAGLALPLQGASYYPLRLDDSKAVYLTKDQFRVAGDGLADDSEAIQSAIDKAEDQHGEGIVFVPEGRYRITRTIYVWPGLRLIGYGTNRPVFMLPDNSPGYQQGIAYMFFFTGGRPGGSHFRERQQSGPRPVMEGTVPPSNNVVDANPGTFYSAMSNVDFEIGSGNPAAVGIRFHVAQHCYLAHMDFHIGSGLAALKDIGNEAEDLHFYGGDYGIITQKPSPGWQFTLLDSTFDGQRKAAIREHEAGLTLIHDAFRNVPEAISIDPNYAEELWAKDVRFENISGPAITISNVNNPRTEINLENIACHHVPVFALLRETGEQTAGSGESYVVKTFSHGLTMRAPGDEGAIRTSFDAEAVKDLPQFGANVIAALPPANTWANLQSLGAKGDGVTDDTAAVQKAIADHRMLYIPMGRYVVKDTLELRPDTVLIGLHPSMTQFDLPDGTAAFQGPGSPKALLESPKGGQTIVTGIGLSTGGINGRAVGAMWMAGADSLMDDVRFLGGHGTNAADGTRMNPYNNTHTADPDIHRRWDGQYPSLWITNGGGGTFANIWTPSTFAQAGLYISNTTTPGRVYELSSEHHVRNEVKLDQVENWELDAIQTEEERGESGFAVPLEISQSRNITIANYHGYRVVSSYQPFPYAIKLSGSHDIRFRNIHVDSDSKAAFDNSVFDATTRADVRAYEFATLNVPAKYEPQNQDQTVSTLKQGAQLEKLATGFFNISGAAVDPKGQLYFVDAHWQRIYKWSPESKEAIVVRDNPLDPVNLGFDKAGNLIVVSYGGTGTVYSFRPESTMDQVTLLQPQAAADRPEMRPLLPVDVWSVRSVPGDRPFQYVSPDQTIFIPAGEDFVQGKLYYGTKMADVLRAFNLAQAAPGHPFYISDESDERTYKGNVTEKGTITDLQLFAERGGESVTQDQEGNVYLAAGQVLVYSPKGELLGRIDVPERPIDLVFGGADRATLYILTHASLYAVKTRVPGL; encoded by the coding sequence GTGATAAAGAACATAATTCTCCTTGGGGCCACTCTTGCTGGGCTTGCGCTTCCACTTCAAGGGGCGTCTTATTATCCGCTTCGACTCGACGATTCGAAGGCCGTTTATCTGACAAAGGATCAATTCCGCGTAGCAGGGGACGGCCTGGCAGACGACAGTGAGGCGATTCAGTCCGCCATCGACAAGGCTGAAGATCAACATGGTGAGGGCATCGTCTTTGTCCCTGAGGGCCGGTATCGCATCACGCGCACGATTTACGTGTGGCCGGGCTTGCGACTGATTGGCTACGGCACGAACCGCCCCGTATTTATGCTTCCCGATAACAGCCCGGGTTATCAGCAGGGGATAGCGTACATGTTCTTCTTTACCGGAGGACGGCCCGGTGGAAGCCATTTCAGAGAGCGCCAGCAGAGCGGCCCGCGTCCCGTTATGGAGGGAACGGTTCCTCCAAGTAACAACGTCGTCGATGCGAATCCGGGAACCTTCTATTCAGCGATGAGCAATGTGGACTTCGAGATTGGGAGCGGGAATCCAGCAGCAGTGGGAATCCGGTTTCATGTGGCGCAGCATTGCTACCTGGCGCACATGGACTTTCACATTGGCTCTGGCTTGGCTGCGCTTAAAGATATCGGCAACGAGGCCGAGGATCTGCACTTCTATGGCGGGGACTATGGCATCATCACCCAGAAACCATCGCCGGGCTGGCAGTTTACGCTGCTCGATTCAACATTCGATGGGCAAAGGAAGGCAGCAATCCGCGAGCATGAGGCAGGATTGACGCTGATTCACGACGCCTTCCGCAACGTTCCGGAGGCAATTTCTATCGATCCGAATTACGCTGAGGAGCTGTGGGCGAAAGATGTGCGCTTCGAGAACATCAGCGGACCAGCCATTACCATCAGCAATGTCAACAACCCGCGCACGGAAATCAATCTCGAAAACATTGCATGCCATCATGTTCCCGTCTTTGCGCTGCTGCGGGAAACCGGAGAGCAGACGGCAGGCTCCGGTGAGAGCTACGTGGTGAAAACCTTCTCACATGGATTAACAATGCGCGCGCCCGGCGACGAAGGGGCAATTCGGACGAGTTTCGACGCAGAAGCAGTAAAAGATCTTCCGCAGTTTGGTGCAAATGTAATCGCCGCGCTGCCGCCTGCAAACACCTGGGCAAACCTGCAATCGCTTGGCGCAAAAGGCGATGGAGTAACCGATGATACCGCCGCCGTTCAGAAGGCGATCGCGGACCATCGTATGCTCTATATTCCGATGGGACGCTACGTCGTCAAAGACACATTAGAACTTCGCCCGGATACAGTACTCATCGGGCTGCATCCGAGCATGACGCAGTTTGATCTGCCGGATGGAACGGCTGCCTTTCAGGGGCCCGGATCGCCGAAGGCACTCCTCGAGTCGCCAAAGGGTGGGCAGACCATCGTAACCGGAATTGGCCTCTCAACGGGCGGTATTAACGGCCGCGCAGTGGGCGCAATGTGGATGGCGGGCGCTGATTCTCTCATGGATGATGTGCGTTTTCTCGGCGGCCACGGAACCAATGCTGCCGACGGCACTCGGATGAATCCGTACAACAACACGCACACAGCGGACCCTGATATTCATCGTCGCTGGGACGGTCAATATCCCAGTCTGTGGATCACGAATGGCGGAGGTGGCACCTTTGCAAATATCTGGACACCGAGCACATTCGCACAGGCTGGACTCTACATCTCGAATACGACCACGCCTGGTCGAGTGTACGAGCTATCCAGCGAACACCACGTTCGCAATGAGGTCAAACTGGATCAAGTTGAGAACTGGGAACTGGACGCTATCCAGACAGAAGAAGAGCGGGGCGAAAGCGGCTTTGCGGTTCCACTTGAAATATCGCAATCGCGAAACATCACCATTGCCAACTATCACGGCTATCGAGTAGTGAGCAGCTATCAGCCGTTTCCTTACGCGATCAAGTTGTCGGGCTCGCATGATATTCGGTTTCGAAATATACACGTTGACAGCGACAGCAAGGCTGCATTTGACAACTCTGTCTTTGATGCGACGACTCGTGCGGATGTGCGAGCGTACGAGTTTGCAACGCTAAACGTTCCAGCGAAGTATGAACCACAGAATCAGGATCAAACTGTGTCGACGCTGAAACAGGGTGCGCAACTGGAGAAACTGGCAACCGGGTTCTTCAATATCTCCGGCGCAGCCGTCGATCCGAAGGGGCAACTGTACTTTGTGGACGCGCACTGGCAAAGGATTTACAAGTGGTCGCCAGAAAGCAAAGAGGCGATCGTCGTACGCGACAATCCTCTGGATCCGGTGAACCTCGGCTTCGACAAAGCTGGAAATCTAATCGTGGTGTCTTATGGAGGCACAGGAACCGTGTATTCTTTCCGGCCCGAATCAACTATGGATCAGGTGACACTGTTGCAACCTCAGGCAGCCGCCGACCGTCCAGAGATGAGGCCTCTTTTGCCTGTGGACGTTTGGAGCGTTCGGAGTGTTCCCGGTGACCGGCCATTCCAGTATGTCTCACCCGATCAGACCATCTTCATACCCGCTGGCGAAGACTTTGTGCAGGGGAAACTCTATTACGGGACGAAGATGGCCGATGTGCTGCGGGCATTCAATTTGGCCCAGGCAGCGCCTGGTCACCCCTTTTACATCAGCGACGAATCGGACGAGAGAACATACAAAGGAAATGTAACTGAGAAAGGCACAATTACAGATTTGCAACTCTTTGCTGAACGAGGCGGTGAGAGTGTTACGCAGGACCAGGAGGGAAATGTCTATCTGGCCGCAGGGCAGGTGCTTGTCTACAGCCCGAAAGGTGAATTGCTCGGGCGCATCGATGTGCCTGAGCGTCCGATTGACCTTGTGTTTGGCGGAGCGGATCGAGCTACGCTTTACATCCTGACGCATGCCTCGCTGTATGCTGTGAAAACGAGAGTCCCGGGTTTATGA
- a CDS encoding cupin domain-containing protein translates to MAQEAKVTPLMSKDLKDFPGKEGLMITVEYPPGASDPIHRHNAHAFVYVLDGTVVMQVKGGEPVTLTPGQTFYEGPNDVHIVGRNASNTKPAKFIVFLVKDKNAPVLIPVK, encoded by the coding sequence ATGGCGCAGGAGGCAAAGGTCACTCCGCTGATGTCGAAGGATTTGAAGGACTTCCCTGGCAAAGAAGGCCTGATGATCACAGTCGAATATCCGCCTGGCGCTTCGGATCCCATTCATCGGCACAATGCTCACGCGTTTGTCTACGTACTCGATGGAACCGTCGTGATGCAGGTAAAAGGCGGAGAACCTGTCACCCTGACACCTGGACAGACCTTTTACGAAGGACCCAACGACGTTCACATTGTTGGCCGCAATGCCAGCAATACCAAACCGGCCAAATTTATCGTCTTCCTGGTCAAAGACAAAAATGCGCCTGTTCTGATTCCGGTGAAGTAG
- a CDS encoding LacI family DNA-binding transcriptional regulator: MGKKKTSSNSSAEPVTLKVLAAHLKLDPATVSVVLNNVPGRSIPEATRERIRSAAQKFNYRPSFVARSLRNRRTMTIGILVPVLADGYHTEVMSGIGDHLLEENYFYFIAHHRHRTDLIEQYPHMLVSRGAEGIIAIDTHLDHKLAVPAVAVAGHRRIKSVTNVVLDHNTAAEMTLRHLYDLGHRDIAFMRGQPYSSDSEVRWQGIVKVASDLGLAIRPELTIQLTKDLTTPELGYPVVQQLLAHHRRFTAIVCFNDMAAIGAIRALHDAQLRVPQDISVIGFDDVPQAAFQTPSLTTIRQPLHEMGKLAAQLLLERLREPAVIPQEVAVKPRLIVRETTCAPRQTNPARTRREAVRL, from the coding sequence ATGGGCAAAAAGAAGACCAGTTCTAACTCCTCTGCGGAACCTGTAACGCTCAAGGTCCTTGCAGCCCATCTGAAGCTCGATCCCGCTACTGTTTCGGTTGTGCTGAACAACGTTCCCGGGCGCTCGATTCCTGAGGCAACACGGGAACGCATCCGCTCTGCGGCGCAGAAATTTAACTACCGGCCCAGCTTCGTTGCGCGCTCTTTGCGCAATCGCCGCACGATGACGATCGGCATTCTCGTTCCAGTGCTTGCCGATGGTTATCACACGGAAGTGATGAGTGGCATCGGCGATCATTTGCTCGAGGAAAACTATTTCTATTTCATTGCACATCACCGGCACCGCACCGATCTGATCGAGCAATATCCGCATATGCTCGTAAGCCGCGGTGCGGAGGGCATCATTGCGATTGATACCCACCTTGATCACAAGCTTGCTGTACCGGCGGTTGCTGTGGCTGGGCATCGGAGGATCAAGAGCGTTACCAATGTCGTGCTGGACCACAATACGGCGGCGGAGATGACTCTTCGACACTTGTACGATCTAGGACATCGCGATATTGCATTCATGCGCGGGCAACCATACAGCTCCGACTCAGAGGTCCGATGGCAGGGGATCGTGAAGGTTGCCTCCGATCTAGGGTTGGCGATTCGGCCCGAGCTGACCATTCAGCTCACAAAAGACCTGACGACGCCAGAGCTGGGATACCCGGTTGTTCAGCAACTTCTGGCGCATCACCGCCGCTTTACAGCCATTGTCTGCTTCAACGACATGGCTGCCATCGGCGCGATCCGCGCGCTGCACGACGCACAGCTTCGGGTCCCGCAAGACATTTCCGTCATCGGATTCGATGACGTTCCCCAGGCAGCTTTCCAGACACCAAGCCTGACCACTATCCGCCAGCCCCTGCACGAGATGGGGAAACTCGCTGCACAGCTTCTGCTGGAACGTTTGCGTGAGCCAGCTGTGATTCCGCAGGAGGTTGCGGTCAAGCCGCGCCTCATTGTTCGTGAAACCACTTGCGCCCCGCGGCAGACCAACCCGGCTCGAACGCGAAGAGAAGCTGTCCGGCTCTAG
- a CDS encoding SDR family oxidoreductase — translation MKIVVIGGSGLIGSKLVPKLREQGHEAIAASPNSGVNTLTGEGLAEALKGASVVVDVSNAPAWEDAAVMNFFETSTRNLLAAEAAADVKHHVALSVVGTERLLESGYFRAKMAQEKLIQASSIPHSIVRATQFFEFVKGIADFSTKGNEVHLPSVLIQPMAADDVASAVGRVATGSPVNGIVEVGGPEQFRLDELIRHGLTAYKDARKVVADPQATYYGIKVTERALVPEGNASLGKTRFDEWLAQPA, via the coding sequence ATGAAAATCGTAGTCATCGGCGGTAGTGGACTCATTGGATCAAAACTCGTCCCCAAGCTTCGTGAACAAGGGCACGAAGCGATAGCAGCGTCCCCGAATTCGGGCGTCAACACGCTCACCGGCGAAGGACTGGCAGAAGCGCTGAAGGGTGCATCGGTTGTCGTGGACGTATCCAATGCTCCGGCCTGGGAAGACGCGGCTGTGATGAATTTCTTTGAGACATCAACCCGTAACCTCCTCGCCGCTGAAGCAGCTGCAGATGTGAAACATCATGTTGCGTTGTCGGTCGTAGGAACGGAACGTCTGCTTGAAAGCGGCTACTTCCGGGCAAAGATGGCTCAGGAGAAGCTCATCCAAGCATCATCGATCCCTCATTCGATCGTCCGCGCGACGCAGTTCTTTGAATTCGTCAAGGGCATCGCCGATTTCTCCACCAAGGGCAACGAGGTGCACCTGCCGTCTGTACTTATCCAACCTATGGCCGCTGACGATGTCGCCAGTGCAGTAGGCCGCGTCGCGACAGGTTCACCAGTGAATGGCATCGTAGAAGTAGGGGGGCCGGAGCAGTTCCGCCTCGATGAACTTATCCGGCATGGTCTGACCGCATACAAGGATGCGCGAAAAGTTGTCGCTGATCCGCAGGCGACTTACTACGGCATCAAGGTGACCGAACGCGCACTCGTTCCCGAAGGCAATGCAAGCCTCGGGAAGACACGATTCGACGAATGGCTTGCCCAACCTGCTTAG
- a CDS encoding RNA polymerase sigma-70 factor, which translates to MDPQRSDDIDELNQATVAFLGVRPRLFGIAYRMLGTAAEAEDIVQEVWLRWQSTDRSVVRDATALLVTTTVRLAINLAQSARSRHETYIGPWLPEPVDTAADPTLGAERGEALELAVLILLEKLLPNERAAYVLREAFDYSYSDIADILQLTESNTRQLVTRARKHITDERRAQVSSSEHRRLLEAFLAAAQKADISALKEIFTEDIVSITDGGGILGAARIPVLGRERVAKFIATFSSRFWADWTVTRVQVNGQPAALIRNKGIAYALVAIDVSPQGIGQILWVMSPAKLAVISQASSQSL; encoded by the coding sequence ATGGATCCGCAGCGTTCGGACGATATCGACGAACTCAATCAGGCTACTGTCGCGTTCCTCGGCGTGCGTCCACGGCTGTTCGGCATCGCCTACCGGATGCTGGGAACTGCCGCCGAAGCGGAGGACATTGTGCAGGAGGTCTGGCTGCGCTGGCAATCCACTGACCGGAGTGTCGTCCGAGATGCGACGGCATTACTTGTAACAACGACGGTGCGGCTGGCGATCAATCTCGCGCAGTCCGCCCGCTCTCGTCACGAAACATACATCGGCCCCTGGCTCCCAGAGCCCGTAGACACCGCAGCCGATCCTACCCTTGGAGCAGAGCGCGGTGAAGCATTGGAATTGGCGGTTCTGATTCTGCTTGAAAAACTATTGCCGAATGAGCGTGCCGCCTACGTTCTTCGCGAGGCTTTTGATTACTCCTATAGCGATATCGCGGACATCCTTCAGCTCACCGAGTCGAATACACGTCAGCTGGTCACTCGCGCACGCAAACACATCACTGACGAGCGGAGAGCTCAGGTAAGCTCCTCCGAACATCGCCGCCTTCTTGAAGCCTTCCTCGCTGCGGCGCAAAAGGCAGATATATCTGCGCTCAAAGAGATCTTTACCGAGGACATTGTTTCCATTACCGATGGTGGCGGAATTTTAGGAGCGGCGCGTATTCCTGTTCTCGGGCGTGAGCGTGTAGCGAAATTCATCGCTACCTTCTCTTCCCGTTTCTGGGCGGACTGGACTGTTACACGAGTGCAGGTGAACGGGCAACCAGCCGCGCTTATAAGAAACAAGGGAATCGCCTATGCGCTTGTTGCGATAGATGTTTCACCGCAGGGCATCGGCCAAATCCTGTGGGTTATGAGTCCGGCAAAGCTTGCGGTGATCTCGCAGGCATCGAGCCAGTCTTTATAG
- a CDS encoding TonB-dependent receptor: MCKLIRSSLVIALTLSGIAGFAQNTNSGDIRGVVTDATGAVVPGATVKVEDVDKGISHVYTTDGAGLYDTGSIVPDHYLITVTAAGFQTYVRGPITLGVETVAVNASLAVGAATQEVVVKTDVPLLKTETGAQTNTLESTQLLQLPQVGADWQNFVQLLPGASSVNYRTGQTASINGNLPYNTVLADGATTTLPMSQNADVMVLETVAEVKIDTSAFSAQYGIGGATFNQISKGGTNRFHGAGYEFFQNNALNAANYAFGAKTTVGLVRYNNFGFSVGGPILKDKIFFYFNYDKTINPGSANTGFENVPTAALLSGDFTGFPTIYDPTTQTVDAKGVAHRTSFADEYHNGNKIPANMIDPVAAAISKYYPAPNTGSGITNNFFYNVPSSNPFTKYFGRLDWQINPNNHIIISETNSDNPAQYHNQGICPINCQSGDVSRDNAQVSWVWTISPNLINEARMGFTDQLNFFEPYSLNQGFPAKLGWQFAKADIFPDIQISGNGNFYELQPNTNSVYKEFVFDPSDVVTMIRGRHVLHFGGEFLINRADSTAWGNTNGGQMGYTGVYTNSTNGDTTTGMGFADFLLGQTNYWNAKVTPEWGGRLKSPQIFVQDDIKLRPNLTINAGLRWQGMTGWHEVKGNMASFDPRVINPANNSLGAMWYGTTKANGRDSLQAPSWGTFLPRFGFSYSYRPKTVLRGGIGLYGYTWSDDTYGAGMGGAFGSNGNLSDSTTGTYPVVLLSSNGSTAYQPSGKSVNSAYLTSPTTPDAYNNTAPPAYQQYHTPVPKILEWNVEIQQELTSTMVATVAYVGSHGHNLLFPVDINQVPEASLGPNDQGLRPYPLFLGINSGSGAGGTNNARSNYNSLQTTVQQRLTRGLDFQASYVWSHMLDTIDSSGWGSSAGNLYYQRSYNPDANYGASNFDVRNSFKTAILYDLPIGRGRQFLNHSALLDALVGGWQVSPTFVLTSGSPFTVNMSTDNSFSLAGNSQQYPNQVGSPISTHQDLNHWFNTASYVQPAAATFGNTQRNNMYGPSFFLFNAALGKTFHIPWESMGVEIRASANNVINHPSFATPNATINSGNEGTITGLTVYGRTMQLYGRIFF; this comes from the coding sequence ATGTGCAAGTTGATTCGCAGCAGCCTCGTCATTGCCTTGACACTTTCGGGCATAGCGGGCTTTGCGCAAAACACAAATTCAGGCGATATTCGCGGTGTCGTGACAGACGCCACAGGCGCTGTTGTTCCGGGCGCTACAGTCAAGGTCGAAGACGTCGACAAAGGGATATCCCATGTTTATACAACCGATGGCGCTGGCCTGTACGATACGGGCTCCATCGTTCCGGACCACTATCTGATCACCGTTACAGCAGCGGGTTTTCAGACCTATGTTCGCGGCCCCATCACACTTGGCGTAGAGACGGTCGCCGTCAACGCGTCGCTGGCTGTAGGTGCGGCAACACAGGAAGTGGTCGTCAAGACCGATGTACCGCTCTTGAAGACTGAAACCGGCGCGCAAACAAACACGCTTGAGTCGACCCAGCTCCTTCAGTTGCCGCAAGTGGGCGCGGACTGGCAGAACTTCGTGCAATTGCTTCCCGGCGCTTCGAGCGTGAATTACCGGACAGGCCAGACAGCGTCGATCAACGGCAACCTGCCCTATAACACCGTGCTGGCGGATGGCGCGACGACCACCCTCCCGATGAGCCAGAACGCCGACGTGATGGTGCTGGAGACGGTCGCTGAAGTGAAGATCGACACGTCGGCATTCTCGGCGCAGTACGGTATCGGTGGCGCGACCTTCAACCAGATCAGTAAAGGCGGCACGAACCGGTTCCACGGTGCGGGCTATGAGTTTTTCCAGAACAATGCGTTGAATGCCGCCAATTATGCTTTCGGCGCGAAGACCACGGTTGGGCTCGTCCGTTACAACAATTTCGGCTTCTCGGTTGGCGGTCCAATCCTGAAGGACAAGATATTCTTCTACTTCAACTACGACAAGACGATTAATCCTGGAAGCGCGAACACCGGATTTGAGAATGTGCCAACGGCAGCACTGCTCAGTGGCGACTTCACGGGCTTTCCCACCATCTACGATCCGACGACGCAGACGGTCGACGCGAAAGGCGTTGCCCATCGCACATCCTTCGCAGACGAATACCACAACGGCAATAAGATTCCCGCGAACATGATTGATCCGGTCGCGGCTGCTATTTCGAAGTACTATCCGGCGCCAAATACAGGCTCGGGCATCACCAACAACTTCTTCTATAACGTACCCAGTTCAAACCCATTCACAAAGTATTTCGGACGGCTCGATTGGCAGATCAATCCGAACAACCACATTATTATTTCCGAGACGAACAGCGATAACCCGGCCCAGTATCACAATCAGGGAATCTGCCCCATTAACTGCCAAAGTGGTGACGTCAGCCGCGACAATGCGCAGGTCTCCTGGGTGTGGACGATCAGCCCAAACCTTATCAATGAAGCCCGCATGGGTTTCACAGACCAGCTGAACTTCTTCGAACCGTACTCCCTCAACCAGGGCTTTCCCGCCAAGCTGGGCTGGCAGTTCGCCAAGGCCGATATTTTCCCGGACATCCAGATTTCAGGAAACGGCAATTTCTATGAATTACAACCGAACACGAATTCTGTGTACAAGGAATTCGTGTTCGATCCTTCGGATGTGGTCACGATGATCCGTGGCCGGCACGTGCTGCACTTCGGAGGCGAGTTCCTGATCAATCGAGCGGACTCCACCGCATGGGGCAACACCAATGGAGGTCAGATGGGCTATACCGGCGTGTATACAAACTCCACCAACGGAGATACGACGACCGGCATGGGTTTTGCAGACTTCCTGCTGGGCCAAACCAACTACTGGAATGCAAAAGTGACGCCGGAATGGGGCGGCCGACTGAAGAGCCCGCAGATCTTTGTCCAGGACGATATCAAGCTGCGTCCGAACCTGACGATCAATGCAGGCCTGCGCTGGCAGGGCATGACCGGCTGGCACGAAGTGAAGGGCAACATGGCCTCCTTCGACCCAAGGGTTATCAATCCCGCGAACAACTCACTGGGTGCCATGTGGTATGGCACAACGAAGGCGAACGGACGTGACAGCCTGCAGGCGCCGAGTTGGGGCACCTTTCTGCCTCGTTTCGGATTCTCCTACTCCTATAGACCCAAGACTGTGCTTCGAGGCGGTATCGGACTGTATGGCTATACCTGGAGCGACGATACCTATGGCGCGGGCATGGGAGGAGCCTTTGGGTCCAACGGCAATCTTTCGGATAGTACAACCGGCACCTACCCAGTCGTGCTTCTCTCCTCGAATGGAAGCACAGCCTATCAACCGTCTGGGAAAAGCGTGAATTCGGCTTATCTTACTTCCCCGACGACTCCGGACGCCTACAATAACACGGCCCCTCCTGCGTATCAGCAATATCACACACCGGTCCCAAAGATCCTGGAGTGGAACGTTGAGATACAGCAAGAATTGACTTCCACGATGGTCGCGACGGTGGCCTATGTCGGCAGCCACGGTCATAATCTGCTCTTCCCGGTGGACATCAATCAGGTGCCTGAAGCCAGCCTGGGACCAAACGATCAGGGCTTACGGCCCTATCCATTGTTCCTGGGAATTAACAGTGGTTCTGGAGCGGGTGGAACGAACAACGCCCGCTCAAACTACAACTCGCTGCAGACCACAGTTCAGCAGCGTCTCACACGGGGTCTCGATTTCCAAGCAAGCTATGTGTGGTCGCACATGCTGGATACCATTGACTCCTCCGGTTGGGGCAGCAGCGCGGGGAATCTCTATTATCAGAGGTCCTACAATCCTGATGCGAACTATGGCGCATCGAACTTCGATGTCCGCAATTCCTTCAAGACGGCGATACTCTATGATCTGCCAATTGGTAGAGGGCGCCAATTCCTGAACCATAGCGCGCTCCTGGATGCGTTGGTTGGAGGATGGCAGGTTTCGCCAACCTTCGTCCTGACTTCCGGCAGTCCGTTTACCGTGAACATGTCTACGGACAATTCTTTCTCGCTGGCAGGTAACAGCCAGCAGTATCCAAACCAGGTTGGAAGTCCAATCTCTACTCACCAGGACCTCAATCATTGGTTCAATACTGCTTCGTACGTGCAGCCGGCTGCTGCCACATTCGGCAACACGCAAAGAAATAACATGTACGGCCCGAGCTTCTTCCTGTTCAATGCTGCACTTGGTAAGACCTTCCATATTCCCTGGGAGAGTATGGGCGTCGAGATTCGCGCGTCGGCAAACAACGTGATCAATCATCCCAGTTTTGCTACGCCCAATGCGACGATCAACAGCGGAAACGAAGGCACGATTACCGGCCTCACGGTCTACGGCCGCACCATGCAACTCTACGGACGTATCTTCTTCTAA
- a CDS encoding glycoside hydrolase family 30 protein, which yields MNKTTRRTFLKLAAVAASSSASRPLTAWTVVDAPSGGTHVKAWRTSGAQRCVPIEAPAWQTGVPTSPMSIRLDPEQRYQQVLGFGAALTDASCYLLEQLDAEKRKALLDECFGPSGLSFSVARTTIGSSDYSLNAYSYDDSESPDPELTHFSIDHDRKYILPLLKEARQTNPELFYFSSPWSPPAWMKAGNSLLGGSMRKHYFAAYAQYFVKFLQGYSVDGVKINAVTVQNEVDTDQDGRMPQALWGQEYEMDFVKSYLGPALQKASLDTKIWILDHNYNLWGRVVDELSDPDVYKYVDGVAWHGYYGPPSSMTRVHDTFPEKNAYWTEGGPDFKAPDYATDWANWSSTFTGILRNWAKCIVSWNLVLDENGKPNIGPFSCGGLLTINSRTRELTRSGQYWAFAHYSKVIQRGASVIASSGDLDKIDHVALQNPDGSHVLILTNTGREETVQCAHRDQSLTVSLPPDSVTTLVW from the coding sequence ATGAATAAAACAACCCGCCGCACCTTCCTGAAACTCGCAGCTGTCGCGGCCTCCTCGAGCGCCTCCCGTCCGCTTACTGCATGGACCGTGGTCGATGCGCCCTCAGGCGGAACTCACGTCAAAGCCTGGCGCACGTCGGGAGCGCAACGGTGTGTTCCGATCGAGGCGCCCGCCTGGCAAACAGGCGTTCCGACTTCTCCCATGAGCATCCGTCTCGACCCTGAGCAGCGCTATCAACAGGTGCTCGGTTTTGGTGCGGCGCTCACGGATGCCTCCTGTTACCTGCTTGAGCAACTTGACGCCGAAAAGCGGAAAGCATTGCTCGATGAGTGCTTTGGCCCTTCAGGCCTGAGCTTCTCCGTTGCACGCACGACCATTGGCTCCAGTGACTATTCGCTCAATGCGTACAGCTATGACGACTCCGAGTCGCCAGACCCTGAACTCACCCACTTCAGCATCGACCACGACCGCAAGTACATCCTCCCGCTGCTGAAGGAGGCCCGCCAGACAAACCCCGAGCTGTTTTACTTCTCCTCTCCCTGGAGTCCGCCCGCCTGGATGAAAGCAGGTAACTCCCTGCTCGGTGGTTCCATGCGTAAGCACTATTTTGCTGCTTATGCACAGTACTTCGTAAAGTTCCTTCAGGGGTACTCTGTTGACGGCGTCAAAATCAACGCGGTTACCGTTCAAAACGAAGTGGATACCGATCAGGACGGCCGTATGCCCCAGGCGCTCTGGGGCCAGGAATACGAGATGGATTTTGTGAAGAGCTACCTGGGCCCGGCACTCCAAAAGGCCTCGCTCGACACGAAGATCTGGATCCTCGATCACAACTACAACCTGTGGGGTCGCGTTGTCGATGAGCTCAGCGATCCCGACGTCTACAAATATGTCGATGGCGTGGCCTGGCACGGATACTACGGGCCGCCCTCGTCCATGACGCGCGTGCACGATACGTTTCCCGAGAAGAATGCTTATTGGACCGAAGGCGGGCCGGATTTCAAAGCGCCCGACTACGCCACCGACTGGGCCAACTGGTCCAGCACATTCACGGGAATCCTCCGCAACTGGGCGAAGTGCATCGTGAGCTGGAACCTGGTGCTCGACGAGAATGGCAAGCCCAACATCGGTCCCTTTTCCTGCGGCGGCTTGCTAACGATCAACTCGAGGACACGCGAACTCACGCGCAGCGGGCAATACTGGGCCTTCGCCCACTATTCCAAGGTGATCCAGCGCGGCGCATCCGTCATTGCGTCCTCGGGAGATCTCGATAAGATCGATCACGTCGCACTCCAGAATCCGGATGGCAGCCACGTCCTGATCCTTACCAACACCGGCCGCGAGGAAACTGTGCAATGCGCGCATCGCGACCAATCGCTGACCGTTTCCCTTCCACCGGATTCCGTCACGACACTGGTCTGGTAG